One Ochotona princeps isolate mOchPri1 chromosome 25, mOchPri1.hap1, whole genome shotgun sequence genomic region harbors:
- the MEST gene encoding mesoderm-specific transcript homolog protein, with product MVRRDRLRRMREWWVQVGLLAVPLLAAYLHIPPPQLSPALHSWKTSGKFFTYKGLRIFYQDSVGVVGSPEIVVLLHGFPTSSYDWYKIWEGLTLRFHRVIALDFLGFGFSDKPRPHHYSIFEQASIVEALLRHLGLQNRRINLLSHDYGDIVAQELLYRYKQNRSGRLTIKSLCLSNGGIFPETHRPLLLQKLLKDGGVLSPILTRLMNFFVFSRGLTPVFGPYTRPSESELWDMWAGVRNNDGNLVIDSLLQYINQRKKFSRRWLGALASVSIPIHFIYGPLDPINPYPEFLELYRKTLPRSTVSILDDHISHYPQLEDPMGFLNAYMGFINSF from the exons GATGCGGGAGTGGTGGGTCCAGGTGGGCCTGCTGGCCGTGCCCCTGCTGGCCGCGTACCTGCACATCCCGCCACCCCAGCTGTCCCCTGCTCTCCACTCCTGGAAGACTTCTGGCAAGTTTTTTACCTACAAAGGGCTGCGCATCTTCTACCAAG ACTCGGTGGGCGTCGTGGGAAGTCCGGAGATAGTGGTGCTTCTGCATGGCTTTCCAACATCCAGCTATGACTGGTATAAG ATCTGGGAGGGTCTGACCCTGAGGTTCCACCGTGTGATCGCCCTGGACTTCCTTGGCTTTGGCTTCAGTGACAAACCG AGACCACATCACTATTCCATATTTGAGCAAGCCAGCATCGTGGAGGCGCTTTTGCGGCACCTGGGGCTGCAGAACCGTCGGATCAACCTGCTGTCTCATGACTACGGCGACATCGTGGCCCAGGAGCTGCTCTACAG GTACAAGCAGAATCGATCCGGTCGGCTTACCATAAAGagtctctgcctgtcaaatggaG GTATATTTCCTGAGACGCACCGTCCTCTCCTGCTACAGAAG CTCCTCAAAGACGGAGGAGTCCTGTCGCCCATCCTCACGCGGCTCATGAACTTCTTTGTATTCTCTCGAGG CCTCACCCCGGTCTTTGGGCCGTACACGAGACCCTCTGAGAGTGAACTGTGGGACATGTGGGCAGGGGTCCGTAACAACGACGGGAACCTGGTGATTGACAG TCTCTTACAGTACATCAACCAGAGGAAGAAGTTCAGCAGACGCTGGCTAGGAGCGCTTGCATCGGTCTCCATCCCCA TTCACTTCATCTACGGGCCACTGGATCCCATCAATCCCTACCCAGAGTTTCTGGAGCTGTACAG GAAAACGCTGCCGAGGTCCACAGTGTCGATTCTGGATGACCACATTAGCCACTATCCACAGCTAGAGGATCCCATGGGCTTCTTGAATGCGTACATGGGCTTCATCAACTCCTTCTGA